In Janibacter cremeus, a genomic segment contains:
- a CDS encoding gluconokinase, producing MTTHVVVMGVSGSGKSTVAEGVAERLGWTFAEADEFHPQSNIDKMARGIPLDDRDRAPWLRDLGGWMAEHAAAEDDTVITCSALKRSYRDVLRRDVAALAGGHRVVFVHVHGPFEVIAGRMEGRRGHFMPESLLQSQFDTLEDLEPDEHGFVLDVRHSPQELVTEAVERILP from the coding sequence ATGACGACGCACGTCGTCGTCATGGGCGTCTCCGGCAGCGGCAAGTCGACCGTCGCCGAGGGGGTCGCCGAGCGGCTGGGCTGGACCTTCGCGGAGGCGGACGAGTTCCACCCGCAGTCCAACATCGACAAGATGGCCCGTGGCATCCCGCTGGACGATCGGGACCGTGCCCCGTGGCTGCGGGACCTCGGTGGGTGGATGGCCGAGCACGCTGCCGCCGAGGACGACACCGTCATCACCTGCTCCGCCCTCAAGCGCTCCTATCGTGACGTGCTGCGCCGGGACGTCGCCGCGCTCGCGGGCGGGCACCGCGTGGTCTTCGTGCACGTCCACGGACCCTTCGAGGTCATCGCCGGCCGGATGGAGGGCCGCCGCGGTCACTTCATGCCCGAGTCGCTGCTGCAGTCGCAGTTCGACACGCTCGAGGACCTCGAGCCCGACGAGCACGGCTTCGTGCTCGACGTACGCCACTCACCGCAGGAGCTGGTCACCGAGGCGGTCGAGCGCATCCTCCCCTGA
- a CDS encoding DedA family protein: MNTIVEWVLDLMERIGGPGIALGILMENVFPPIPSEVILPLAGFTASQGRYSPAEAVLWATLGSVLGAIVLYGIGAALGLDRLRLIAKKMPLVDVADVDKADTWFTKHGPKAVFFGRFIPGVRSLISIPAGIDRMPMTTFIGFTTAGSLLWNSLFVWIGYQLGGRYHLVEEYMDPISKVVYVLIIIAVLATVAWMARRSMRRQRDPDDVVDLDTD; the protein is encoded by the coding sequence ATGAACACGATCGTCGAGTGGGTCCTCGACCTGATGGAGCGGATCGGGGGCCCCGGCATCGCGCTGGGGATCCTGATGGAGAACGTCTTCCCGCCGATCCCGAGCGAGGTCATCCTGCCGCTCGCGGGCTTCACCGCCTCGCAGGGCAGGTACTCACCGGCCGAGGCGGTCCTGTGGGCGACGCTGGGCTCGGTCCTGGGCGCGATAGTGCTCTACGGCATCGGCGCCGCCCTGGGTCTGGACCGGCTGCGCCTGATCGCGAAGAAGATGCCGCTCGTGGACGTCGCGGACGTGGACAAGGCGGACACATGGTTCACCAAGCACGGGCCCAAGGCGGTCTTCTTCGGCCGCTTCATCCCGGGCGTGCGCAGCCTCATCTCCATCCCAGCGGGGATCGACCGCATGCCGATGACGACCTTCATCGGCTTCACGACGGCAGGGTCGCTGCTGTGGAACTCGCTCTTCGTCTGGATCGGCTACCAGCTCGGGGGGCGCTACCACCTCGTCGAGGAGTACATGGACCCGATCAGCAAGGTCGTCTACGTCCTGATCATCATCGCCGTGCTGGCCACCGTCGCGTGGATGGCCCGTCGCTCGATGCGTCGCCAACGGGACCCGGACGACGTCGTCGACCTCGACACGGACTGA
- a CDS encoding TrmH family RNA methyltransferase, whose protein sequence is MRHGVGPWSGRWPDDPRLDPELLREGDRRNVQDRYRYFSHEAITADLASRRHAFHVAIENWEHDFNIGSVVRTANAMGAAAFHIVGKRRWNRRGAMVTDRYQVEHHHPCVADLVEWAATAGEGGTPLRLIGIDNVPGSLPIETYDLPRDCVLVFGQEGSGISPEMLAACDDVLEISQFGSTRSMNAGAAAAIAMHAWVRRHHFGQGVREG, encoded by the coding sequence GTGCGCCACGGTGTCGGCCCGTGGTCGGGGCGGTGGCCGGATGACCCACGACTCGACCCGGAGCTGCTGCGTGAGGGCGACCGGCGCAACGTGCAGGACCGGTACCGGTACTTCTCGCACGAGGCGATCACCGCCGATCTCGCCTCCCGGCGGCACGCCTTCCACGTCGCGATCGAGAACTGGGAGCACGACTTCAACATCGGCTCCGTCGTGCGCACCGCCAACGCGATGGGGGCGGCGGCATTCCACATCGTCGGCAAGCGGCGGTGGAACCGGCGCGGCGCCATGGTCACCGACCGCTACCAGGTCGAGCACCACCACCCGTGCGTCGCCGACCTCGTGGAGTGGGCCGCGACGGCGGGCGAAGGGGGGACCCCCCTTCGCCTGATCGGCATCGACAACGTCCCCGGCTCGCTGCCGATCGAGACCTACGACCTGCCGCGCGACTGCGTCCTGGTCTTCGGCCAGGAGGGCTCCGGGATCTCCCCGGAGATGCTCGCGGCCTGCGACGACGTGCTGGAGATCAGCCAGTTCGGCTCGACCCGGTCGATGAACGCCGGTGCGGCCGCGGCGATCGCGATGCACGCCTGGGTGCGGCGCCATCACTTCGGCCAGGGCGTGCGCGAGGGGTAG
- a CDS encoding GntP family permease, translated as MLLVADAAPEPAYGSGVLLAIAAAAVALLLLLIVRLRIHAFVALVLVSFLTALATKIAPGDIVTVMTDGFGSTLASVALLVGLGAMIGRLLEVTGGAQVLADTLIGRFGEDRAPLALGVASLLFGFPIFFDAGLVVMLPIIFSVARRFGGSVIRYAFPAAGAFAVMHAFVPPHPGPVAAADLVGANIGLLLFVGLLVGLPTWYLASYLYGVWAGSRYMVDVPDFLSGADGPTEGAPAQDRPDVNLPSFGLVLTVLLLPMLLIFIDTGLNTLATTGTVDGDATWVAALQVIGKTPIALLITTLVATVVLGWPRRSRADVETIFNDSLAPVCAIILITGAGGMFGGVLRASGIGEALAGTLQETGLPVIVAAFAVSAILRVAQGSATVALTTTAGLMAPTIAATSGLSPMDLTLVVIAIAGGATVLSHVNDSGFWLVGRFLGMDEKTTLKTWTVMETLIGTIGFVLAFLLSLVF; from the coding sequence ATGCTTCTCGTCGCGGATGCAGCCCCGGAGCCGGCCTACGGCTCGGGCGTCCTGCTCGCCATCGCCGCTGCTGCCGTCGCCCTCCTGCTGCTGCTGATCGTCCGCTTGCGGATCCACGCCTTCGTGGCGCTGGTCCTCGTCAGCTTCCTGACCGCGCTCGCGACGAAGATCGCTCCGGGCGACATCGTGACGGTGATGACCGACGGCTTCGGCTCGACACTCGCCTCGGTCGCGCTGCTCGTCGGTCTCGGCGCGATGATCGGCCGGCTGCTCGAGGTGACCGGCGGCGCGCAGGTTCTGGCTGACACCCTCATCGGGCGCTTCGGCGAGGACCGGGCCCCACTCGCCCTGGGTGTCGCCTCCCTGCTCTTCGGCTTCCCGATCTTCTTCGACGCCGGCCTCGTCGTCATGCTGCCGATCATCTTCAGCGTGGCCCGACGATTCGGCGGGTCCGTGATCCGCTATGCCTTCCCGGCCGCCGGTGCCTTCGCCGTGATGCACGCCTTTGTGCCGCCCCACCCCGGGCCGGTCGCCGCCGCCGACCTCGTGGGCGCGAACATCGGCCTGCTGCTCTTCGTCGGCCTGCTCGTGGGCCTGCCGACCTGGTACCTGGCGTCCTACCTCTACGGCGTGTGGGCCGGCAGCCGGTACATGGTCGACGTCCCGGACTTCCTCTCCGGCGCGGACGGGCCCACCGAGGGTGCACCTGCCCAGGACCGCCCCGACGTCAACCTGCCCTCCTTCGGCCTCGTGCTCACCGTCCTGCTGCTGCCGATGCTGCTGATCTTCATCGACACCGGGCTGAACACCCTGGCCACGACCGGCACGGTCGACGGCGACGCGACCTGGGTCGCTGCGCTCCAGGTCATCGGCAAGACACCGATCGCGCTGCTGATCACCACCCTCGTCGCGACCGTCGTCCTCGGCTGGCCCCGGCGCTCCAGAGCCGACGTCGAGACGATCTTCAACGACTCCCTCGCCCCCGTCTGCGCGATCATCCTCATCACCGGTGCCGGTGGCATGTTCGGTGGCGTGCTGCGCGCCAGCGGCATCGGCGAGGCCCTTGCCGGCACGCTCCAGGAGACGGGGTTGCCGGTCATCGTCGCGGCCTTCGCCGTCTCGGCGATCCTGCGCGTGGCCCAGGGCAGCGCGACCGTCGCCCTGACGACGACCGCCGGGCTGATGGCGCCGACGATCGCGGCTACCTCGGGGCTGAGCCCGATGGACCTCACGCTCGTCGTCATCGCGATCGCCGGTGGCGCGACCGTCCTGTCGCACGTCAACGACTCGGGCTTCTGGCTCGTCGGTCGCTTCCTCGGCATGGACGAGAAGACCACCCTGAAGACGTGGACCGTCATGGAGACCCTCATCGGTACCATCGGCTTCGTGCTCGCCTTCCTGCTCAGTCTGGTGTTCTGA
- the serS gene encoding serine--tRNA ligase: MIDLKFLRDQPDTVRASQRARGEDPSLVDSALTADEQRRAAIGVFESARAEQKAASKELGPVMGRLTKLRKSDSDSADSADLSALETQASDLREKGAAMSARVKELEAAAEAAKAELDTSLRSIGNVIQPGVPAGGEDDFDLVEEVGTARDFAAEGFEPKDHLELGELLGAIDMERGAKVSGSRFYYLTGIGARLEWALTGLAQQIAVAEGFTPLVVPNLVRTETMAGAGFLDAHDDEVYRLPADDLYLTGTSEVALAGFHADEILDLTDGPLRYTATSTCYRREAGSYGKDTRGIFRVHQFQKTEMFVFCRPEDAVAEHENLLRIERRVLDALELPYRIIDVAAGDLGGPASRKYDCEAWVPTQQKYRELTSTSNCTTFQARRLDIRERDPQGSGTRTLATLNGTAITSTRPIVALLENHQQADGSVRVPEALRPFLGMEVISPR; encoded by the coding sequence GTGATCGACCTCAAGTTCCTGCGCGACCAGCCCGACACCGTCCGAGCGAGCCAGCGTGCCCGCGGTGAGGACCCGTCCCTCGTCGACTCCGCCCTGACCGCCGACGAGCAGCGCCGCGCGGCGATCGGGGTCTTCGAGTCCGCCCGCGCGGAGCAGAAGGCCGCGAGCAAGGAGCTCGGCCCCGTCATGGGTCGGTTGACCAAGCTGCGCAAGAGCGACTCGGACAGCGCAGACAGCGCCGACCTCTCTGCCCTGGAGACCCAGGCGAGCGACCTGCGGGAGAAGGGCGCGGCGATGTCGGCCCGCGTCAAGGAGCTGGAGGCGGCAGCCGAGGCGGCGAAGGCGGAGCTGGACACCTCCCTTCGCTCCATCGGCAATGTCATCCAGCCGGGCGTCCCCGCGGGCGGCGAGGACGACTTCGACCTCGTCGAGGAGGTCGGAACCGCACGCGACTTCGCGGCGGAGGGCTTCGAGCCCAAGGACCACCTCGAGCTCGGCGAGCTGCTCGGGGCGATCGACATGGAGCGTGGGGCGAAGGTCAGCGGCAGCCGCTTCTACTACCTCACGGGGATCGGTGCGCGCCTGGAGTGGGCGCTGACTGGCCTGGCGCAGCAGATCGCCGTGGCGGAGGGCTTCACCCCCCTCGTCGTGCCGAACCTCGTGCGCACCGAGACCATGGCCGGCGCCGGCTTCCTCGACGCCCACGACGACGAGGTCTACCGGCTGCCCGCCGACGACCTCTACCTCACCGGGACCTCCGAAGTGGCCCTCGCCGGGTTCCACGCCGACGAGATCCTCGACCTCACCGACGGCCCGCTGCGCTACACCGCGACGTCGACCTGCTACCGGCGGGAGGCCGGCAGCTACGGCAAGGACACCCGCGGCATCTTCCGCGTGCACCAGTTCCAGAAGACCGAGATGTTCGTCTTCTGCCGGCCCGAGGACGCGGTGGCCGAGCACGAGAACCTGCTGCGCATCGAGCGCCGGGTCCTCGACGCCCTCGAGCTGCCCTACCGGATCATCGACGTCGCCGCGGGGGACCTCGGCGGGCCCGCGAGCCGCAAGTACGACTGCGAGGCGTGGGTGCCGACGCAGCAGAAGTACCGCGAGCTGACCTCGACGAGCAACTGCACGACCTTCCAGGCGCGCCGGCTGGACATCCGCGAGCGCGACCCGCAGGGATCGGGCACGCGGACGCTCGCCACGCTCAACGGCACCGCGATCACGAGCACCCGCCCGATCGTCGCCCTGCTGGAGAACCACCAGCAGGCCGACGGGTCCGTGCGCGTGCCCGAGGCGCTGCGCCCCTTCCTCGGCATGGAGGTCATCTCGCCGCGCTGA
- a CDS encoding LysE family transporter, translated as MSQYLTFVAFAAVVAVAPGPDTLLTLRSSVVGGRVRGAWTAVGICAAGVVQGVLAAAGLGGVVAHIEPLFQTIRWVGVAYLLYLGVTALRSAFASEGAWAVGELKGPVERPWRALATGFLCNITNPKVLLFNLAVLPQFLAAGAGTATFIAYALTLTALGAVVLVAIVLAAQLARGAIQRVRVRRGIDGGTGTAMLGFAGALAAGH; from the coding sequence GTGAGCCAGTACCTGACCTTCGTCGCGTTCGCGGCCGTCGTGGCCGTCGCGCCGGGACCCGACACCCTGCTGACCCTGCGCAGCTCGGTCGTGGGGGGCCGGGTCCGCGGCGCATGGACAGCCGTCGGGATCTGTGCGGCCGGTGTCGTGCAGGGTGTGCTCGCCGCCGCGGGTCTGGGAGGGGTCGTCGCGCACATCGAGCCGCTCTTCCAGACGATCCGCTGGGTGGGCGTCGCCTACCTGCTCTACCTCGGGGTCACCGCCCTGAGGTCGGCCTTCGCCAGCGAGGGTGCCTGGGCCGTGGGCGAGCTGAAGGGGCCGGTCGAGCGTCCGTGGCGGGCGCTCGCCACCGGATTCCTGTGCAACATCACCAACCCCAAGGTGCTGCTGTTCAACCTCGCGGTGCTGCCCCAGTTCCTCGCCGCGGGCGCCGGGACCGCCACCTTCATCGCCTACGCCCTCACGCTCACCGCCCTGGGCGCGGTCGTGCTCGTCGCGATCGTCCTGGCCGCCCAGCTCGCCCGCGGCGCGATCCAGCGGGTGCGGGTGCGTCGGGGGATCGACGGCGGCACCGGTACGGCGATGCTCGGCTTCGCCGGCGCGCTCGCGGCGGGCCACTGA
- a CDS encoding diacylglycerol kinase family protein, giving the protein MSDWTLLAFVVALSLLLIGVSVALVLMGSGVRRGRGVPSRPERSTFRRKGEKRAPRRAGIIINPTKFDDVAAVQLELTAASRDLGWNEPLFIETTIDDPGTGQTRQAIEEGVDVVCPLGGDGTIRAVAVALAGTRTPMGLLPRGTGNLLARNLDIPFGDLTEALKVACSGRNKPIDVGWLELDPVEEPSTQDKGQAEDPVEGPPVVRHPFLVMAGMGLDAEIMGGTSEELKNRVGWSAYFVTGGRKLFVKRFRVRWSIEGREQPEVHARTILVGNCGTLQGGLQLLPDAAYDDGRLDAVVVAPKTIFGWGSVAVRVIGRSRKDAAELIRTSGTTYTVDVDEPRSVQVDGDVIGEASRMRLTVDKQAVIVRVAGADRAA; this is encoded by the coding sequence GTGTCTGATTGGACCCTGCTGGCCTTCGTCGTGGCCCTGAGCCTCCTGCTCATCGGCGTCTCCGTCGCCCTCGTGCTCATGGGCTCGGGTGTGCGTCGCGGGCGTGGCGTCCCGTCGCGCCCGGAGCGCAGCACCTTTCGGCGCAAGGGAGAGAAGCGGGCACCCCGACGGGCAGGGATCATCATCAACCCGACGAAGTTCGATGACGTCGCCGCCGTGCAGCTGGAGCTGACCGCTGCCAGCCGGGATCTCGGCTGGAACGAGCCGCTCTTCATCGAGACCACGATCGACGACCCGGGCACCGGCCAGACCCGACAGGCCATCGAGGAAGGCGTCGACGTCGTCTGCCCCCTCGGCGGTGACGGCACCATCCGAGCCGTGGCCGTCGCCCTGGCGGGTACCCGGACCCCGATGGGGCTGCTGCCCCGCGGCACCGGCAATCTGCTGGCCCGCAACCTCGACATCCCCTTCGGCGACCTCACGGAGGCACTCAAGGTCGCCTGCAGCGGGCGCAACAAGCCGATCGACGTCGGCTGGCTCGAGCTCGACCCGGTCGAGGAGCCGTCGACGCAGGACAAGGGCCAGGCCGAGGACCCGGTCGAGGGTCCACCCGTGGTGCGCCACCCCTTCCTCGTCATGGCCGGGATGGGGCTCGATGCGGAGATCATGGGCGGCACGAGCGAGGAGCTGAAGAACAGGGTCGGCTGGAGCGCCTACTTCGTCACCGGGGGCCGCAAGCTCTTCGTCAAGCGGTTCCGCGTGCGCTGGAGCATCGAGGGTCGGGAGCAGCCCGAGGTGCACGCCCGCACGATCCTCGTCGGCAACTGCGGCACCCTCCAGGGTGGTCTGCAGCTCCTGCCCGATGCCGCGTACGACGACGGCCGGCTCGACGCGGTCGTCGTGGCACCGAAGACCATCTTCGGCTGGGGCTCAGTCGCGGTGCGCGTCATCGGCCGCTCCCGCAAGGACGCTGCCGAGCTCATCCGCACCTCGGGCACGACCTACACCGTCGACGTCGACGAGCCGCGCTCGGTCCAGGTCGACGGCGACGTCATCGGCGAGGCCAGCCGCATGCGCCTGACTGTCGACAAGCAGGCGGTCATCGTCCGCGTCGCCGGCGCCGACCGAGCAGCCTGA
- a CDS encoding LuxR C-terminal-related transcriptional regulator, whose product MRHLPAGTNDPVGRTRLIASVTARVLEGQAVAVHGPRGMGRSTFLAAVAAGVPHAISVRMQRRGVPGNGVSLIAAGFPQATLDELPERMRSLLLDPRSLPAHDPRERLGDALTELLTAQAAAAPFVLVIDDAQHIDALSLAALRTAASRSLGPGTFGALAAVGPAEIDPATGHPRTVAARELSLLHVDLLPFAAADTVELLAAEGVPTDTALWAHRESGGNPGLARDIAAAVDGLTPELAARELGSLARERVHELSAPVRQTLRRVAAMHQPTTATLRRLGGETAAESIRAARALGLVVTEDEYLRLTPEVLGDVLLESVDSDELIALHRELAAHADSEGLTRYHLALAGDTGTTPADLATAATGCASRGEHDLAAQLYLLAADAGTPERDEWLTLSLENAVIGKETRVLHRATRAAADLTEPSLSVRAKLALVELGDPAPDEVLVAALHESRADPTLQARVLLQRARLLLGSQDLRAALDVAGRAVELARRAGRTDLEVDALTVGAAAGRTLGDPDALRLIKRAAEIAGDPRPGQVHTSARYVAARFSLHDDDLRRARAAFGDMLTDVGPDAGLDTVHVLRSLVEVVARQGRGREALELAGRATRAATHFDTPMATTWFIEAIAESVGGTFERTRTVSARGVDLARSERDQRYLRRHLGYLGLALLHLDDPEGAVAAHRELRRIDADSGIRDLTSVRWHTDAVMALVAIGATDEAEGLLAEVRAALEDGLGAPGVAAAADRAAAEIAAARGDLDTARTLAARSIAAAEECRLPIELARSLVTLAHIERRARRGGRSREAAARAREVLRPLHAVPWAEWVQMRFPEGAALHTLEIEEPDTTDPHTTLSMLTLTEQQVAGLVAEGASNREIAQRLHLSVKTVEGGLTRIYRKTGVRSRTQLATLVLGHGPR is encoded by the coding sequence GTGCGGCATCTTCCGGCGGGCACCAACGACCCGGTCGGTCGTACTCGCCTCATCGCGTCGGTGACGGCCCGCGTCCTGGAGGGTCAGGCCGTGGCCGTCCACGGCCCCCGGGGCATGGGACGCAGCACCTTCCTCGCGGCGGTCGCCGCCGGTGTCCCGCACGCGATCAGCGTGCGGATGCAGCGGCGGGGCGTGCCGGGCAACGGCGTCTCGCTCATCGCCGCCGGGTTCCCGCAGGCCACTCTCGATGAGCTCCCCGAGCGGATGCGTTCCCTCCTGCTCGACCCCCGCTCGCTGCCCGCCCACGACCCCCGGGAGCGCTTGGGGGATGCCCTCACTGAGCTGCTCACCGCCCAGGCCGCCGCTGCCCCCTTCGTCCTGGTCATCGACGACGCCCAGCACATCGACGCCCTGAGCCTCGCCGCGCTGCGGACGGCAGCCTCCCGTTCCTTGGGCCCCGGCACCTTCGGCGCCCTCGCCGCGGTCGGCCCGGCAGAGATCGACCCCGCGACCGGCCACCCGCGCACCGTCGCCGCGCGCGAGCTGTCCTTGCTGCACGTGGACCTGCTGCCCTTCGCCGCGGCCGACACCGTCGAGCTGCTCGCTGCCGAGGGCGTGCCCACCGACACCGCCCTGTGGGCGCACCGGGAGTCCGGCGGCAACCCCGGCCTGGCCCGCGACATCGCCGCAGCCGTCGACGGCCTGACTCCCGAGCTGGCTGCCCGCGAGCTGGGCAGCCTCGCGCGCGAGCGCGTCCACGAGCTGAGCGCGCCGGTCCGTCAGACCCTGCGGCGAGTCGCGGCGATGCACCAGCCGACGACCGCGACGCTGCGACGCCTCGGCGGCGAGACCGCCGCGGAGAGCATCCGGGCAGCGCGCGCGCTGGGCCTGGTCGTCACCGAGGACGAGTACCTGCGGCTCACCCCTGAGGTCCTCGGTGACGTCCTGCTCGAGTCCGTCGACAGCGACGAGCTGATCGCACTGCACCGCGAGCTCGCGGCACACGCCGACAGCGAGGGTCTGACCCGCTACCACCTCGCCCTCGCCGGTGACACCGGGACGACCCCCGCCGACCTCGCCACCGCGGCCACCGGGTGCGCATCGAGGGGCGAGCACGACCTCGCCGCCCAGCTGTACCTCCTCGCCGCGGACGCCGGAACCCCGGAGCGGGACGAGTGGCTCACCCTCAGCCTCGAGAACGCCGTCATCGGCAAGGAGACGCGCGTACTGCACCGCGCCACCCGGGCCGCCGCCGACCTGACCGAGCCCAGCCTGTCCGTGCGCGCCAAGCTCGCCCTCGTCGAGCTCGGGGACCCGGCCCCGGACGAGGTCCTCGTCGCCGCCCTGCACGAGTCCCGCGCGGACCCGACCCTGCAGGCCCGGGTCCTCCTCCAACGGGCCCGCCTCCTCCTGGGCAGTCAGGACCTGCGGGCGGCACTGGACGTCGCCGGGCGCGCGGTGGAGCTGGCGCGCCGCGCGGGACGCACCGACCTGGAGGTCGACGCCCTGACCGTCGGGGCGGCAGCCGGGCGCACCCTCGGTGACCCGGACGCCCTGCGGCTGATCAAGCGGGCCGCCGAGATCGCGGGCGACCCGAGGCCCGGCCAGGTGCACACCTCGGCGCGTTACGTCGCTGCACGCTTCTCCCTGCACGACGACGACCTGCGCCGTGCCAGAGCAGCCTTCGGCGACATGCTCACCGATGTCGGCCCGGACGCCGGCCTCGACACCGTCCACGTCCTGCGCTCCCTCGTCGAGGTCGTCGCCCGGCAGGGACGCGGCCGCGAGGCGCTCGAGCTCGCCGGCCGGGCCACGCGGGCGGCCACGCACTTCGACACCCCGATGGCGACCACGTGGTTCATCGAGGCGATCGCCGAGAGCGTCGGCGGTACCTTCGAGCGCACCCGGACCGTCAGCGCCCGCGGCGTCGACCTCGCGCGCAGCGAGCGCGACCAGCGCTACCTGCGCCGCCACCTGGGCTATCTCGGCCTCGCACTGCTGCACCTCGACGACCCCGAGGGGGCCGTCGCCGCCCATCGGGAGCTGCGCCGCATCGACGCCGACTCCGGGATCAGGGACCTGACCTCGGTCCGGTGGCACACCGACGCCGTGATGGCCCTGGTGGCCATCGGTGCGACGGACGAGGCCGAGGGACTCCTCGCCGAGGTGCGGGCCGCCCTCGAGGACGGGCTGGGCGCGCCCGGTGTCGCTGCCGCCGCTGACCGGGCCGCTGCCGAGATCGCCGCCGCCCGTGGCGACCTGGACACTGCACGCACCCTGGCCGCGCGCTCGATCGCGGCAGCCGAGGAGTGCCGGCTGCCCATCGAGCTGGCCCGCTCCCTGGTCACCCTGGCGCACATCGAGCGCCGTGCCCGCCGGGGTGGCCGCAGCCGCGAGGCCGCCGCCCGCGCCCGTGAGGTGCTGCGGCCGCTGCACGCGGTGCCCTGGGCCGAGTGGGTCCAGATGCGCTTCCCCGAGGGCGCCGCGCTGCACACCCTCGAGATCGAGGAGCCGGACACCACGGACCCGCACACCACGCTCTCCATGCTCACCCTCACCGAGCAGCAGGTCGCCGGCCTGGTGGCCGAGGGCGCGAGCAACCGCGAGATCGCCCAACGTCTGCACCTGAGTGTCAAGACCGTCGAGGGCGGCCTGACGCGGATCTACCGCAAGACCGGGGTGCGCTCACGCACCCAGCTGGCCACGCTCGTCCTCGGCCACGGGCCCCGCTGA
- a CDS encoding pyridoxal phosphate-dependent aminotransferase, which yields MSPAPSRRSEVAPFEVMDVLARVAAMRAEGRDVISLCAGEPSQGAPAAVHAAAARIHTERRPLGYTPALGTAPLRSAIAGHYARWYGLDLDPAQVAVTTGSSGGFVLAFLAAFDHGDRVALARPGYPAYRNILAGLGCEVVDLPTGPAERYQPTVAQLEAAHTQAPLAGLVLASPANPTGTMVDRGELTAIAAWCAAHDVRLVSDEIYHGVTYADPDNPDAKGVCAREVDEHAIVVSSFSKYWGMTGWRLGWLLVPQDLRAAVDALAGNIALCPPAAAQEAAVEAFTQETYAECEAALVDFAKAREVLLARAPELGWGAAAPADGAFYYWADLGDQLAGFTDAREYAAALLEATGVAVTPGADFDPVDGPHCVRLSLAAGPEAIGEALERIIVWQRSRR from the coding sequence ATGAGCCCCGCACCGTCCCGTCGTTCCGAGGTCGCCCCCTTCGAGGTCATGGACGTGCTCGCGCGCGTGGCGGCCATGCGCGCCGAGGGTCGTGACGTCATCTCGCTGTGCGCGGGTGAACCGAGCCAAGGCGCTCCGGCCGCCGTGCACGCAGCAGCCGCCCGGATCCACACCGAGCGCCGGCCGCTGGGCTACACGCCTGCGCTGGGGACCGCCCCCCTTCGCTCCGCCATCGCCGGGCACTACGCCCGCTGGTACGGCCTCGACCTGGACCCGGCGCAGGTGGCGGTGACGACGGGGTCGTCCGGCGGGTTCGTGCTGGCCTTCCTCGCCGCCTTCGACCACGGCGACCGCGTCGCGCTCGCCCGCCCCGGTTACCCGGCCTACCGCAACATCCTCGCCGGCCTGGGCTGCGAGGTCGTCGACCTGCCGACCGGCCCGGCCGAGCGCTACCAGCCGACCGTCGCCCAGCTGGAGGCGGCCCACACGCAGGCGCCGCTGGCCGGGCTCGTCCTCGCCTCCCCGGCCAACCCCACCGGCACGATGGTCGACCGTGGTGAGCTGACCGCGATCGCCGCCTGGTGCGCAGCTCACGACGTGCGCCTGGTCAGCGACGAGATCTACCACGGCGTCACCTACGCCGACCCCGACAACCCGGACGCGAAGGGGGTCTGCGCCCGTGAGGTCGACGAGCACGCCATCGTCGTCTCCTCCTTCAGCAAGTACTGGGGGATGACCGGGTGGCGCCTGGGCTGGCTGCTCGTGCCGCAGGACCTGCGGGCGGCAGTCGACGCGCTCGCCGGCAACATCGCGCTGTGCCCGCCGGCCGCGGCGCAGGAGGCGGCGGTCGAAGCCTTCACGCAGGAGACCTACGCGGAGTGCGAGGCGGCCCTCGTCGACTTCGCGAAGGCGCGCGAGGTGCTACTGGCCCGCGCGCCCGAGCTCGGCTGGGGCGCAGCGGCGCCCGCCGATGGAGCCTTCTACTACTGGGCCGATCTGGGGGACCAGCTCGCGGGCTTCACCGACGCCCGTGAGTACGCGGCCGCGCTCCTGGAGGCGACGGGGGTGGCGGTGACACCGGGCGCCGACTTCGACCCGGTCGATGGCCCCCACTGCGTGCGACTGTCGCTCGCCGCCGGGCCCGAGGCGATCGGTGAGGCGTTGGAGCGGATCATCGTCTGGCAGCGCTCGCGCCGGTGA